From Caretta caretta isolate rCarCar2 chromosome 14, rCarCar1.hap1, whole genome shotgun sequence, the proteins below share one genomic window:
- the TVP23C gene encoding Golgi apparatus membrane protein TVP23 homolog C isoform X2, with product MTTRDGRSSREGLAPGGDVAGGGSEAALTMLRQDSNDDTEDVSLFDADEEVSTRSKRSKIRHPVASFFHLFFRVSAIMVYLLCELISSSFIACMVSIILLLSCDFWTVKALAQGKKVSSEAESRIFWLGLITCPVIWVIFAFSALFSFKVKWLAVVTMGVVLQGANLYGYIKCKVGRTTNLTSMATSYLGRQFLRQTVVKDDQAAS from the exons ATGACGACACGCGACGGGCGGAGCTCACGTGAGGGATTGGCCCCGGGCGGTGACGTGGCGGGAGGCGGAAGTGAGGCGGCTCTAACGATGCTACGGCAG GACAGTAATGATGACACTGAAGATGTGTCACTGTTTGACGCGGATGAAGAAGTATCCACGAGATCAAAAAGGTCAAAGATAAG GCACCCAGTGGCATCATTTTTCCACTTGTTCTTCCGAGTCAGTGCAATAATGGTCTATCTTCTCTGTGAACTGATCAGCAGCAGCTTTATTGCCTGCATGGTGTCAATTATCCTGCTCCTGTCGTGTGACTTTTGGACAGTAAAG GCATTGGCTCAAGGGAAAAAAGTTTCATCTGAAGCAGAGTCCCGAATCTTCTGGTTAGGACTAATTACCTGTCCTGTCATCTGGGTGATATTTGCTTTCAGTGCCCTGTTCTCATTCAAAGTGAAATGGCTG GCAGTGGTTACAATGGGAGTGGTTCTGCAGGGGGCCAACCTGTATGGTTATATCAAGTGTAAAGTGGGCAGAACAACAAATTTAACCAGCATGGCTACCTCCTATCTTGGAAGACAGTTCTTGCGGCAG ACTGTGGTTAAAGATGACCAAGCTGCATCCTGA
- the TVP23C gene encoding Golgi apparatus membrane protein TVP23 homolog C isoform X1, with protein sequence MTTRDGRSSREGLAPGGDVAGGGSEAALTMLRQDSNDDTEDVSLFDADEEVSTRSKRSKIRHPVASFFHLFFRVSAIMVYLLCELISSSFIACMVSIILLLSCDFWTVKNVTGRLMVGLRWWNQVDDDGKSHWVFEARKALAQGKKVSSEAESRIFWLGLITCPVIWVIFAFSALFSFKVKWLAVVTMGVVLQGANLYGYIKCKVGRTTNLTSMATSYLGRQFLRQTVVKDDQAAS encoded by the exons ATGACGACACGCGACGGGCGGAGCTCACGTGAGGGATTGGCCCCGGGCGGTGACGTGGCGGGAGGCGGAAGTGAGGCGGCTCTAACGATGCTACGGCAG GACAGTAATGATGACACTGAAGATGTGTCACTGTTTGACGCGGATGAAGAAGTATCCACGAGATCAAAAAGGTCAAAGATAAG GCACCCAGTGGCATCATTTTTCCACTTGTTCTTCCGAGTCAGTGCAATAATGGTCTATCTTCTCTGTGAACTGATCAGCAGCAGCTTTATTGCCTGCATGGTGTCAATTATCCTGCTCCTGTCGTGTGACTTTTGGACAGTAAAG AATGTTACGGGCCGGCTGATGGTCGGCCTTCGCTGGTGGAACCAGGTAGATGATGATGGCAAGAGTCACTGGGTGTTTGAAGCCAGGAAG GCATTGGCTCAAGGGAAAAAAGTTTCATCTGAAGCAGAGTCCCGAATCTTCTGGTTAGGACTAATTACCTGTCCTGTCATCTGGGTGATATTTGCTTTCAGTGCCCTGTTCTCATTCAAAGTGAAATGGCTG GCAGTGGTTACAATGGGAGTGGTTCTGCAGGGGGCCAACCTGTATGGTTATATCAAGTGTAAAGTGGGCAGAACAACAAATTTAACCAGCATGGCTACCTCCTATCTTGGAAGACAGTTCTTGCGGCAG ACTGTGGTTAAAGATGACCAAGCTGCATCCTGA
- the TVP23C gene encoding Golgi apparatus membrane protein TVP23 homolog C isoform X3, with product MVYLLCELISSSFIACMVSIILLLSCDFWTVKNVTGRLMVGLRWWNQVDDDGKSHWVFEARKALAQGKKVSSEAESRIFWLGLITCPVIWVIFAFSALFSFKVKWLAVVTMGVVLQGANLYGYIKCKVGRTTNLTSMATSYLGRQFLRQTVVKDDQAAS from the exons ATGGTCTATCTTCTCTGTGAACTGATCAGCAGCAGCTTTATTGCCTGCATGGTGTCAATTATCCTGCTCCTGTCGTGTGACTTTTGGACAGTAAAG AATGTTACGGGCCGGCTGATGGTCGGCCTTCGCTGGTGGAACCAGGTAGATGATGATGGCAAGAGTCACTGGGTGTTTGAAGCCAGGAAG GCATTGGCTCAAGGGAAAAAAGTTTCATCTGAAGCAGAGTCCCGAATCTTCTGGTTAGGACTAATTACCTGTCCTGTCATCTGGGTGATATTTGCTTTCAGTGCCCTGTTCTCATTCAAAGTGAAATGGCTG GCAGTGGTTACAATGGGAGTGGTTCTGCAGGGGGCCAACCTGTATGGTTATATCAAGTGTAAAGTGGGCAGAACAACAAATTTAACCAGCATGGCTACCTCCTATCTTGGAAGACAGTTCTTGCGGCAG ACTGTGGTTAAAGATGACCAAGCTGCATCCTGA